The following are encoded together in the Prosthecobacter sp. SYSU 5D2 genome:
- the bamD gene encoding outer membrane protein assembly factor BamD: MSSGALTAFILRSPVFAGLLCFFVCAGPCPGREDDQARVLYARAQKLLSEGDPDEALDRYLTLLKKHPRTEWSALSLWDMYRIYIHQDSPEPAFEVLNRLIVEQPGHFEKAHAAQLQLVQRILGSGKEARTNLESVKKKKPLPPEIVVEMLKTVIKNGPHSEVGIQAHYYLAIAREQAGEKTEAIAAHEDFAETYSSHELADDAGYQSAYIAYKSWKSMRSTGPHQRENAAVALAWFIARFPESDKAAQARSCLAEVRAAELSELLGLARYYEARSNPKAALIYYQQIASRFPEVIQTDEVLRDKILSLKGAEEVVGPVR; this comes from the coding sequence ATGAGCTCAGGAGCTTTGACAGCCTTCATTCTTCGCAGCCCTGTTTTTGCAGGGCTGCTTTGTTTTTTTGTCTGCGCGGGCCCGTGCCCTGGACGGGAGGATGACCAGGCGCGTGTACTTTATGCGCGTGCGCAAAAGCTGTTGTCCGAAGGTGACCCTGACGAGGCTCTGGACCGCTATCTGACACTGCTGAAAAAACATCCGCGCACCGAGTGGTCCGCCCTGTCTCTCTGGGATATGTACCGGATCTACATCCACCAGGATTCCCCGGAGCCGGCCTTTGAGGTGCTGAACCGCCTCATCGTCGAGCAGCCGGGCCACTTTGAAAAAGCCCACGCCGCCCAGCTGCAGCTGGTGCAGCGCATCCTGGGATCGGGCAAAGAGGCGCGGACTAACCTGGAGTCTGTCAAAAAGAAAAAGCCCCTGCCGCCGGAGATCGTGGTGGAGATGCTGAAGACGGTCATCAAAAACGGACCGCACAGCGAGGTGGGCATCCAGGCGCATTATTACCTGGCCATCGCCCGCGAGCAGGCCGGGGAGAAAACGGAGGCCATCGCGGCCCACGAAGATTTTGCCGAAACCTATTCCTCGCATGAACTGGCGGATGATGCCGGCTACCAGTCCGCCTACATCGCCTACAAATCCTGGAAGAGCATGCGCAGCACCGGGCCGCACCAGCGTGAAAATGCAGCCGTGGCGCTGGCCTGGTTCATCGCCCGGTTTCCGGAGAGTGACAAGGCGGCCCAGGCCAGGTCCTGCCTTGCGGAGGTGCGTGCGGCGGAGCTGAGTGAACTGCTGGGCCTGGCGCGGTATTATGAAGCCAGGTCCAATCCGAAAGCAGCGCTGATTTATTATCAGCAGATCGCATCCCGCTTTCCGGAGGTCATCCAGACGGATGAGGTCCTGCGTGACAAAATCCTCAGCCTCAAAGGCGCTGAGGAGGTGGTGGGCCCTGTGCGATGA
- a CDS encoding tetratricopeptide repeat protein: MRVFIWICLALFTTQLAAQEPAAKAPLPSAVLDPISPSAPTAPTAPGEPALPSEAGFPVDVNNYENPLLLFQGEKRDLPLADEDNLELLPPISPYLPGEPVPEVAPARPLTAEEEQLRALGSKVASSVVGIRVWDEFGTQLSSGIGFFVSPDGVILTDTGLLHPEIAAKVDYITTIGAAGTSHRIIGFYQADLTSGVTLLQSESEATVPLEMMPGTDFSQERPCHVLAVSEKRGLVLADATVQMDAALTGQGWLNLRGTDSPGGVGSPVLSADGRVMAIVGMKVPLKSWMNFALPCDAAALAIRQQRVALQPLKNLPQKPRISEVVADPEFIAAFNTLQQKRVEAAMRQLVQLTRKYPRSAECWALLGLSATYLGAAPEALNCQRKAVALDPKAGLYWHQLAFAKLREAKDGLPTSSEDLEALQLAVDQRPNDQLAWLLLASRHVRDGDLGKADDALRRVTLLAPDYAQAHYLQAYVRGRLRDYDAAQAAISQSLKLNAGYSEAWYYQGLLLDKRNEPAEAAKAYRNTVRLRPDHPHAWMNLAHAYKKAGRNSEAREAFMEHQKRK; this comes from the coding sequence ATGCGCGTCTTTATCTGGATCTGCCTCGCCCTTTTCACGACCCAGCTTGCTGCCCAGGAGCCTGCTGCCAAAGCCCCCCTGCCCTCCGCAGTGCTGGACCCCATCTCCCCGTCTGCCCCCACCGCCCCCACCGCCCCCGGAGAGCCCGCCCTGCCCAGCGAGGCCGGCTTTCCTGTGGATGTAAACAATTATGAAAACCCGCTCCTGCTTTTCCAGGGGGAAAAACGCGACCTGCCCCTGGCCGATGAGGACAACCTGGAACTGCTCCCGCCCATCTCCCCCTACCTGCCCGGGGAACCCGTGCCTGAGGTAGCGCCCGCGCGCCCGCTCACGGCGGAGGAAGAACAGCTCCGCGCCCTCGGCAGCAAGGTGGCCAGCTCCGTCGTCGGCATTCGCGTGTGGGATGAATTCGGCACTCAGCTCAGCAGCGGCATCGGTTTCTTTGTCAGCCCGGACGGCGTCATCCTCACGGACACTGGCCTTCTGCATCCGGAGATCGCCGCCAAGGTGGACTACATCACCACCATCGGCGCAGCCGGCACCAGCCACCGTATCATCGGCTTTTACCAGGCGGACCTCACCAGCGGTGTGACCCTCCTGCAAAGCGAATCTGAGGCAACCGTGCCGCTGGAAATGATGCCGGGCACCGACTTCTCCCAAGAACGCCCCTGCCATGTCCTGGCCGTTTCTGAAAAGCGCGGCCTGGTGCTCGCAGACGCCACCGTGCAGATGGATGCCGCCCTTACCGGCCAGGGCTGGCTGAACCTGCGCGGCACGGATTCCCCCGGCGGGGTCGGCTCCCCGGTGCTCAGTGCGGACGGCCGCGTCATGGCCATCGTCGGCATGAAAGTACCGCTGAAAAGCTGGATGAACTTTGCCCTGCCTTGCGATGCCGCCGCGCTGGCCATCCGCCAGCAGCGCGTGGCCCTGCAGCCGCTGAAAAACCTCCCCCAAAAACCGCGCATCAGCGAAGTGGTGGCCGATCCCGAATTCATCGCCGCCTTTAACACTCTCCAGCAAAAGCGCGTGGAAGCCGCCATGCGCCAGCTCGTGCAGCTCACCCGCAAGTATCCGCGCAGCGCAGAGTGCTGGGCCCTGCTCGGCCTCAGCGCCACCTACCTCGGCGCGGCTCCTGAGGCGCTGAACTGCCAGCGCAAAGCCGTGGCCCTGGACCCCAAAGCCGGCCTGTACTGGCATCAGCTCGCCTTTGCCAAACTGCGTGAGGCCAAAGACGGTCTCCCCACCAGCAGCGAGGATCTGGAGGCCCTGCAACTGGCCGTGGATCAGCGCCCCAACGACCAGCTCGCCTGGCTGCTGCTGGCCAGCCGCCATGTGCGCGATGGCGATCTAGGCAAAGCCGATGACGCCCTGCGCCGCGTGACCCTCCTCGCCCCCGACTACGCCCAGGCGCACTATCTCCAGGCCTACGTGCGCGGCCGTCTGCGGGACTACGATGCCGCCCAGGCCGCCATTTCCCAAAGCCTGAAGCTCAACGCCGGCTACTCCGAAGCCTGGTACTACCAAGGCCTCCTGCTGGACAAACGCAACGAACCCGCCGAGGCCGCCAAAGCCTACCGCAACACCGTCCGCCTCCGCCCGGACCACCCCCATGCCTGGATGAACCTGGCCCACGCCTATAAAAAAGCCGGCCGCAACAGCGAAGCCCGCGAGGCCTTCATGGAGCATCAAAAGCGCAAGTAG
- a CDS encoding amidohydrolase family protein, producing MIIDCHNHVGVDVLFYLHGDFPYAQHLVSMVEEGGAHGVDRWIVFPFVSHMALDASGFLTHEVREGGMQLTQVPYALENRRLMKEIYDLFPEYAPRMLPFIMVDPMRNPAAQAEELRRLRQEYAFYGIKMQTTILQSDIKHLRDRGKVFLELAEEWDLPLLIHSSVAKSDLWAQASDILDIAEENPQIRFCLAHSCRFDKECLDRVNALPNTWFDNSAHCIHCEGAVKDMPFIAPRDRRFDSDYSDPARVIADLAAAYPTKFMWGSDSPFYSYAAEIDQEIVRLICTYEKELTALKKNPPDVVQRIAETNTRAYLKLKDESILA from the coding sequence ATGATCATTGACTGTCACAATCATGTCGGCGTGGACGTCCTCTTCTATCTTCACGGCGACTTCCCGTATGCCCAGCACCTCGTCTCCATGGTCGAGGAAGGCGGCGCGCATGGCGTGGACCGCTGGATCGTCTTCCCCTTCGTCAGCCACATGGCCCTGGATGCCAGCGGCTTCCTGACCCATGAGGTCCGCGAAGGCGGCATGCAGCTCACCCAGGTGCCCTACGCGCTGGAGAACCGCCGCCTCATGAAGGAGATCTACGATCTCTTTCCAGAATACGCCCCCCGCATGCTGCCCTTCATCATGGTGGACCCCATGCGCAACCCCGCCGCCCAGGCCGAGGAACTCCGCCGCCTGCGCCAGGAATACGCCTTTTACGGCATCAAGATGCAGACCACCATCCTGCAATCCGACATCAAGCACCTGCGCGACCGGGGCAAGGTCTTCCTCGAGCTCGCGGAGGAATGGGACCTGCCCCTGCTCATCCATTCCAGCGTCGCCAAAAGCGACCTCTGGGCCCAGGCCAGCGACATCCTGGACATCGCCGAAGAGAACCCGCAAATCCGTTTCTGCCTGGCCCACTCCTGCCGCTTTGACAAAGAGTGCCTGGATCGTGTCAATGCTCTGCCTAACACCTGGTTCGACAATTCCGCCCACTGCATCCATTGCGAAGGCGCGGTCAAAGACATGCCCTTCATCGCCCCCCGCGACCGCCGCTTCGACAGCGACTACAGCGACCCCGCCCGCGTCATCGCCGACCTCGCCGCCGCCTACCCCACCAAGTTCATGTGGGGCAGCGACTCTCCCTTTTACAGCTATGCGGCGGAGATTGACCAGGAGATCGTCCGCCTCATCTGCACCTATGAAAAGGAGCTGACCGCGCTGAAAAAGAATCCGCCCGATGTCGTCCAAAGGATTGCCGAAACCAACACCCGCGCCTATTTGAAGCTGAAAGATGAAAGCATTCTCGCTTGA
- a CDS encoding SDR family oxidoreductase produces MKAFSLDGHRALVTGSSQGIGLAIGLGLQEAGATVVHHGLQERPADLSPAAGYVQADLLDPEGPQLLMDAAGDVDILVCNAGSFFDLPVLEMTRQLWDRTFQLNVTATFFLAQAFARQCAARGVPGSIVITSSTNGFQAEADSCAYDSSKGALVMLTRSLAVSLAPLGIRVNGIAPGLIRTPLTSTWMEPRAQDLLRHYEKKILLGEVGTPEDCAGAVIYLTSPAGRYLTGEIITIDGGLTVSQIGKM; encoded by the coding sequence ATGAAAGCATTCTCGCTTGATGGCCACCGCGCCCTCGTCACCGGCTCCTCCCAGGGCATCGGCCTCGCCATCGGTCTCGGCCTTCAGGAGGCTGGAGCCACCGTCGTCCACCACGGCCTGCAGGAGCGCCCCGCAGACCTCTCCCCCGCCGCCGGTTATGTCCAGGCCGACCTCCTCGATCCCGAAGGCCCCCAGCTCCTCATGGATGCCGCCGGGGACGTGGACATCCTCGTTTGCAATGCCGGCAGCTTCTTTGACCTGCCTGTTCTCGAAATGACCCGCCAGCTCTGGGACCGCACCTTTCAGCTCAATGTCACCGCCACCTTCTTCCTCGCCCAGGCCTTCGCCCGTCAGTGCGCCGCACGCGGGGTGCCTGGCAGCATCGTCATCACCTCCTCCACCAATGGCTTCCAGGCCGAGGCGGATTCCTGCGCTTACGATTCCAGCAAAGGCGCCCTGGTCATGCTCACCCGCAGCCTCGCCGTCTCCCTCGCCCCCCTCGGCATCCGGGTCAATGGCATCGCCCCCGGCCTCATCCGCACCCCCCTCACCTCCACCTGGATGGAGCCCCGCGCCCAGGACCTCCTCCGCCATTACGAGAAAAAGATCCTCCTGGGCGAAGTCGGCACCCCCGAAGACTGCGCCGGCGCCGTCATCTACCTCACCTCCCCCGCCGGCCGCTACCTCACCGGCGAAATCATCACCATCGATGGCGGCCTCACGGTCAGCCAGATCGGCAAGATGTGA